From a single Okeanomitos corallinicola TIOX110 genomic region:
- the panD gene encoding aspartate 1-decarboxylase — MQRTLLLAKIHNCTLTGANINYVGSISIDQVLLDQAGILPYEQVQVVNNANGQRFITYAIPAPANSGMIELNGAAARLGIIGDRLIIMTYGQFTLEELNKFSPTVVIVDEKNRMQEVRNYDDLLSKL; from the coding sequence ATGCAACGCACTCTCCTTTTGGCTAAAATTCACAACTGTACCCTCACAGGGGCAAACATTAACTATGTGGGTAGTATCAGCATTGATCAAGTTCTTCTAGATCAAGCTGGTATCTTACCTTACGAGCAAGTACAAGTAGTGAATAATGCTAATGGCCAGCGTTTTATTACTTATGCAATCCCAGCCCCAGCCAACTCAGGGATGATTGAATTAAATGGGGCGGCAGCACGTCTAGGCATTATTGGCGATCGCCTGATTATAATGACTTATGGGCAGTTTACACTAGAGGAATTAAACAAATTCTCTCCCACAGTCGTCATTGTGGATGAAAAAAACCGGATGCAGGAAGTACGAAACTACGATGATTTGCTCAGTAAGCTCTAA
- a CDS encoding inorganic diphosphatase, protein MDLSLIPAQPKPGVINVLIEIPGGSKNKYEFDKELNAFALDRVLYSSVKYPYDYGFIPNTLADDGDPLDGMVLMDEPTFPGCIIPARPIGFLEMIDGGDRDEKILCVPDKDPRYANVKSLEDIASHRLDEIAEFFRSYKNLEKKVTKILGWQNVDQVLPLVEKFVAAAQK, encoded by the coding sequence ATGGATTTATCTCTTATTCCTGCCCAACCTAAACCGGGTGTGATTAATGTATTGATTGAAATTCCAGGCGGAAGTAAAAATAAATACGAATTTGATAAGGAATTAAACGCTTTTGCCCTAGACCGGGTACTTTATTCCTCTGTAAAATACCCCTATGATTATGGGTTTATACCCAATACCTTAGCTGATGATGGCGATCCCCTGGATGGGATGGTTCTAATGGATGAACCAACCTTCCCTGGCTGTATCATTCCTGCTAGACCTATTGGTTTCTTGGAAATGATAGATGGTGGCGATCGCGATGAAAAAATTCTTTGTGTTCCCGACAAAGATCCACGTTATGCCAATGTAAAATCCTTAGAAGATATAGCCAGTCACCGTTTAGATGAAATCGCTGAATTTTTCCGTTCTTACAAAAACTTGGAAAAGAAAGTGACAAAAATTCTCGGTTGGCAAAATGTAGATCAGGTTTTACCATTGGTAGAAAAGTTTGTTGCTGCTGCTCAGAAATAA